The Kryptolebias marmoratus isolate JLee-2015 linkage group LG7, ASM164957v2, whole genome shotgun sequence region acaaaagtttattGAAGTTTCTGTGAACGCTGATTTATACATCCTTTACGTAACCATCGGTGAATTACACCGTCACCCCAACAGGAAGCTGTAGAGGGGCGGTGggagcaccagctccccgcgaaccgggaaggagaagcgggtaaaagaaaatggacggatggacgaaTGGCCATGAATATTTAGAGATTCGAGTCGTTTTAGAACGGCAGCAGCCTACTTTGGTCTCCGctcggactagcctttagctcatcaggccattcagaaataaactctccGAACTCCAGGTTGCTAGGCGCTATCTACGACAGGTTAGATATTAACAGGGCGTaatatttccacagaacttTACTTCAAAAGATCCGAACTACCCCTTTAAAACCATCCTGGACGCTCTGATCGTTTCAAAGCGTTTctctaaaacagtaaaatctcagtttttatcAGTTCCGTTTCTAATACGCGTACACTGACCATACATGTGTTTGGTTCGACAAACCCCAGACGCAGTAAAGAGGAAGATTCTGGTCCTGGACCTGGACGAGACCCTGATCCACTCTCACCACGACGGCGTCCTGAGGCCCACAGTGCGGCCGGGCACGCCGCCGGACTTCATCCTCAAAGTAAGTCCCAACGGCTCACGGGCGCGAGCGAGGCTGAAAGGCGTCGGCGCCCACAGCGTAacccgtgtctgtctgtgtgtgtgtgtgtgtgcgtccgTCTCTCCGCGCAGGTCGTCATCGACAAGCATCCAGTCAGATTCTTCGTACATAAAAGGCCACACGTCGACTTCTTTTTAGAAGTGGTGAGTGAAACGCGCAAACGCCACGCGGCTCCGATCGGGGTTGCCGTCTCGCTCCGCGGCACGACGACAAAAGGCCAATATTTGCTCCGGtcccgtgtttgtgtgtcttgAACGCGGCTGTGTGCGCAGGTGAGCCAGTGGTACGAGCTGGTGGTGTTCACGGCCAGCATGGAGATCTACGGCTCGGCAGTCGCAGACAAGCTGGACAACAACAGGAACATCCTGAAACGCAGATACTACAGACAGGTAACGAGCTGCGGCCGGTGGATAATTGGCACCCTCGCTTCGCTTCTTCTGGTGACTTTTATcgtctctctcttttcttttgccaGCATTGTACGTTGGATCTAGGTAGTTATATTAAAGACCTGTCTGTCGTACACGATGACCTGTCCAGTATTGTTATCCTGGACAACTCGCCTGGTGCTTATCGTAGCCATCCAGGTAAGAACTGGAGCATCTCAGAAGTAACGTTTTTAATAATATCTGACGTTTTTTTGAATAAACTGTATTCCAGATAACAGCTTTgatgaacagaaataaagatcattttttttaatattatcattatttttgtcTAAGATTTAAAGGGTAATTCAGTCTCACTTGTCGTAGATCAGGTTGGCCACAGAGTATAATCCGGACCAGACGGATGagcttaaaacaataaatattatcCTAAATGCTTAAATATTCCTGCTTCAGTCTGTATCTGCTCCTTCATTGTGAAATCCCAGCCGCTCCTCTGACTCGACTGTCTGTTTTCTGCCCCGCAGACAATGCAATACCCATCAAGTCCTGGTTCAGTGACCCTAGTGACACAGCACTTCTTAACCTGCTGCCTATGCTGGACGCACTAAGGTAACCGGATCAACGAGGCCAGCGTGAAACAAGCAGACGACGCTGCTTCATTTAATCCATCCAAGTGGTTTACGGCTGTTCTGAATCTATGTGATCTGTGGTCATGTAGGAGCAGCCGCAGCACGTTTGAgtcatttatctgtttgtagTTTCCCATCAAGGATCCAGAGTCTGTAATGTGTTAAAGTGGTCTTCATCAACAGTTCTTAAAGCTATCTGAAGGTCTGTGAAAAGTCaactttcttcattttctgtccagtatTTGAGTCATTTTCAGAGGGACGTTGTGTTTAAGCCccttaactctgacctatgaatcattcaggtgtaaaaaaaataataactcaagGGATGGACCGGTGTTGTGGACGCGTAATGTAGAATTAAGGCCCTGATAGAAAATTCTTCAGGCACTTTACCGACACAAAGACGGTTTATTCTCGCGTTTATAAGCCTgcgctccaactctgcaaccgtgtagcACAGaaatgggtcaaggatgatccctattgatttcaaggttgtGAAAAACCTTGTTTGTGCTCCAACTCCAGCCACATGTGTGAAGGATTTCAGGCTTTGGGTTTTGATTCATCTGACAGTTTTCTGATGGACGTATTAGGCGCCGTTGGCCGAACTCTCGTTTTAGTTtgatctatttaaaaaaaaatggagtttgacaccaaaaaaagggattttatCACCAAAAAGTTGACTCCCTAAGAACTACTAGCCGAAATAGATGCACCTCTCACGGTCCCGCTTCACGTCTTTGTTGGCTTTCAGATACCTTTCATCTGGTTTAGACATTTAaacacttcttcttttgtcatCTACTTTCCCTcgtttcccttttttcttttgttttaagcaCATACTGCACAAAACGTTGTTGAGGTCGGGAACAGCTGGACAGAAAATCGgagaaaaagtagaaaaagttCCGATCTTTTAAATGACCCTCGTTGAGCCTGAAGTTGTGTTCAGGACCACTTTAAAGAAAgttcagcagaaaataaacaagtaaaaaaacatcactgacTCCAGCACCGGTTCTCTGTCCCACGCTCTGCTCCATCTGTCCCGCAGGTTCACCGCTGATGTTCGCTCCGTCCTCAGTCGAAACCTCCACCAGCACCGGCTCTGGTGATTGGCCGAAAAGGGGAGAGGCGTTGAGGGGAGGAGCTCGTCgaccagcctcctcctcctccccccgctgccgccgctgctgccgGTCTCCATCCTGCCCTCCGTCCCCCACCCGGACGACCCGCCGGCACCTCTCCAGACGTCTCTCGGAGGAGACGTtggcgggggtggggggggatgAACAGTACGGGATCACCAGAAACCCCCCTTCCACCACCTCCttcccaaaaaaagaaagaaaaaactaccGGGGAAGGGAGAGGgagcaagttttttttgttttgttttgttttttttcctccaccttCTTGAatcttgtctctttttttttttcaaaaacaaatcagagccTCTCTGCCTTACAGCTCCTGATACTGACTGGGTGAGTATGGAGGCGAGTTCGGagtttcccccttttttttttttttttttttaaactttccgGATTACCTGGAGGAGGCGGTAAAAGAAGGAGCGACAAAAACAATTCAGCACCTCTCCTGCTTTTCGATCATCATTtcactcctgctgctgctgctgagaacTCATCGGTCCGTCTCATCCTCCCAGGGAAACGAGTTAGGAAGAGAAATCTAACAAACTGTTCCCACATTtctgtcttatttttatttttaaatcccaACATTGATTCATTTACTCCCGAGGTACTTCTCTTTCCTTCCCAGCAAGAATGGATTTATTTAATTAACGTTATTGATGGACTTTGCTTGCAAACAAAACATCGACAGGCGGTTTGTTTTCCCGAAcagttcctttatttttgtttttttttttgttcctcgcTCAGTAATAATCAAAAACCTCCCGATGGGACTTCGAGatttaaagactgaaaagtTGTAACGATAAGTGGACTGCCGCGCCGCTGTTTCCATATCTGATTGTTTCTTTACCATGATAAGATAGTATAAATTTTACATTCATACCATTTAACCCCCCTCCTTATTATTTCGTCATTTGATGCCATCCTGATTTCATCTAATAGGAATTGCACTtaatttcctcctcctccgtttCTGTTGCAGGTTGTTTTTCAGTTCGACTCAGATTTGCAACCCTCCCTCTTCTGTTTTTACCCCCCCCTTATTGATTGTATGGGTTCAGCTATAaactccccccacccccaccactgTCTCAAAATGCCTTCTGAACAATGTCCGTCTCATCAGAGCTCACAGCGGCTTCTTATCGGCTCTGTCTCCATGTCTGTGTTACTAATAAAACACTCGTCAGTATCGAACAGCTATTTATCGGCTTCTTTTCTTCTAATATAAATAACcccagtcccccccccccttttgtttgttttttatttttatttccatgcCTAAATTGTAATTTTCGCAGGTCATCGAGTAAACGAGgtaaagatgagcagaaacTCAGTTTGTGATTTGCCGCCACCGTGTGGTGACGTCAGGGACTGCAgcgctctcctcagttcctgtttgtttcagtttttctgccaCAGATTAAAGtgtcaactctttttttttttttgtctttgcaggtTGAAATTAAACTACCCgagttttatattttgaacaTAATTCTGCCAGGTTTATTGTGGTTTGTGTTGCCGAAACAATCTCAGAAGTGTTTATTCAGCAGAATGTACGTTAGttaccctttttatttttttaagattatctAGTTCTCAGggggcttttttttctactgagcattttcttaaaaagcTGCAATATTTTGATTATCAtaatgtcgttttttttttttcttttttttcttgaaggtCTTGTTTAAAGGAA contains the following coding sequences:
- the ctdnep1a gene encoding CTD nuclear envelope phosphatase 1A, which produces MLKTRQCLLGIRTFLSVTSRIWGFFMYILRKHLRTIIQYQTVRYDILPLSPISRNRLNAVKRKILVLDLDETLIHSHHDGVLRPTVRPGTPPDFILKVVIDKHPVRFFVHKRPHVDFFLEVVSQWYELVVFTASMEIYGSAVADKLDNNRNILKRRYYRQHCTLDLGSYIKDLSVVHDDLSSIVILDNSPGAYRSHPDNAIPIKSWFSDPSDTALLNLLPMLDALRFTADVRSVLSRNLHQHRLW